A genomic segment from Sciurus carolinensis chromosome 1, mSciCar1.2, whole genome shotgun sequence encodes:
- the LOC124965004 gene encoding vesicle-associated membrane protein 3-like — protein MFTGVPAGSSAATGSNWRILQIQNQVAEVEDIMRVNVDKVLERDQKLSKLDDCADALQAGASQFETSAAKLKRKYWWKNCKMWAIGISVLVIIIIVIIVWSVS, from the coding sequence ATGTTTACAGGTGTCCCTGCAGGTTCGAGTGCTGCCACTGGCAGTAATTGGAGAATTCTGCAGATACAGAACCAAGTAGCTGAGGTTGAGGACATAATGAGAGTCAATGTGGACAAAGTGCTAGAAAGAGATCAGAAGCTCTCTAAGCTAGATGACTGCGCAGATGCATTGCAGGCAGGAGCTTCTCAATTTGAGACAAGTGCTGCCaagttgaagagaaaatattggtGGAAGAATTGCAAGATGTGGGCAATAGGGATCAGCGTTCTGGTCattatcatcattgtcatcatcgtGTGGAGTGTCTCTTAA